A section of the Oryzias latipes chromosome 8, ASM223467v1 genome encodes:
- the LOC101165484 gene encoding zinc finger protein 281, with protein MSIIQDKLGNEFLRSNGSMDSNFGAGMIMFSHLPPVTSFTRLAAHTVMQDLPPQEMVFKKERDSPDCSVVTQRANLGVGDYVHALGIKQEKQSEHDYRLPLYPGGLGKSTGLLGETISSNQNLLVHDLNMGSLRDDIREMLPSQLEKEATGRKGRRSNGDGQEGKPRKRRGDAKERDGGSLSPGSKPHICEHCAAAFRSSYHLRRHVLIHTGERPFRCSQCNMSFIQKYLLQRHEKIHSGEKPFSCDQCNMRFIQKYHMERHKRTHSGEKPYRCESCQQYFSRTDRLLKHKRTCGDGVRKGLEPGMMDLDCMNVGQGSYGITQGNAGRKKGRSRNSGEGEERKKKKGDGRELQMHGSVSGGYGVHEYSGEDQAVSSSTEPGPSSQQGRAPKKASRKGPGKAATQQAKAGSLEQDGVMGDLGLLQGNEAKVESTSSNYDDAMQFLKKRRYLQAANAAGHQSSEYDIHLSSQPSVTQGGLSNVLESDAPLSLDKSGIPDEVLQSLLDHYSQKPGGGHADMHFDLSDQHVELAPTAASSPDISTSDKSVMMNEYSRFLLQALERTSHSFSMGPGPPPSGPFTSSHPGNPLFADKSIYTLSPLECGFGPAVASPSLPSSVPKSHFAMLTGSSPQHCFHLSLEAPTHQQLTPSQELTEQMEKHQASTPPSSYQISPSELSGRKDQPPLKSGSPAVYTLVSSQDLTSLDSSKTSYQIENFAQAFGSQFKSNGHSLSFGTDSSGDVDHRIRTPVSEFSGYSSLLSDVNEPVSTGSSTPTSQSYR; from the exons ATGAGCATCATTCAAGACAAGCTCGGGAATGAGTTCCTGCGCTCAAACGGGAGCATGGACTCCAACTTTGGAGCGGGCATGATCATGTTCAGTCACCTCCCTCCAGTGACCAGCTTCACCCGCCTGGCGGCCCATACGGTCATGCAGGACCTTCCACCTCAAGAGATGGTCTTCAAGAAAGAGCGCGACTCTCCGGACTGCAGCGTTGTCACCCAGCGGGCCAACCTGGGGGTCGGAGACTATGTGCACGCTTTGGGCATCAAGCAGGAGAAGCAGTCCGAGCACGATTACCGCCTGCCCCTGTACCCCGGAGGCCTGGGAAAGAGCACGGGGCTGCTGGGGGAGACCATCAGCAGCAACCAGAACCTGCTGGTTCACGACCTGAACATGGGGAGTTTACGAGACGACATCAGAGAGATG CTGCCGAGTCAGTTAGAAAAGGAGGCCACTGGGAGAAAAGGTCGGAGGTCAAACGGTGATGGACAGGAGGGTAAACCGAGGAAGAGGCGAGGTGATGCAAAG GAGAGAGATGGGGGCAGCCTGTCTCCAGGGAGCAAGCCTCACATCTGCGAACACTGCGCAGCCGCCTTCAGAAGCTCCTATCACCTGCGCAGACACGTGCTCATTCACACAG GTGAAAGACCTTTCAGATGCAGTCAGTGCAACATGAGTTTCATCCAGAAGTACCTTCTTCAGCGGCACGAGAAAATCCACAGCG GAGAGAAGCCATTCAGCTGTGACCAGTGCAACATGCGCTTCATCCAGAAGTACCACATGGAGAGGCACAAGAGGACGCACAGCGGAGAAAAGCCGTACCGATGCGAGAGCTGCCAGCAG TATTTTTCCAGGACAGATCGACTTCTTAAGCACAAACGAACCTGTGGGGATGGCGTGAGGAAGGGGCTGGAACCCGGGATGATGGATCTGGATTGTATGAATGTGGGGCAGGGCAGCTATGGGATCACTCAGGGAAATGCTGGCAGGAAGAAGGGAAGGTCCAGGAATTCTGGAGAGGGAGAGGAGCgcaagaagaagaagggagatGGAAGGGAGTTGCAGATGCACGGGAGTGTGTCTGGCGGCTATGGCGTCCATGAGTACTCAGGCGAGGATCAGGCGGTGTCCTCCTCCACAGAGCCGGGGCCGAGCTCACAGCAGGGCCGAGCTCCAAAGAAGGCCAGCCGAAAAGGGCCGGGTAAAGCGGCCACTCAGCAGGCCAAAGCCGGGTCTCTAGAGCAGGATGGGGTTATGGGGGACCTCGGCCTCCTGCAGGGAAATGAAGCGAAGGTGGAGTCCACCAGCAGCAACTACGACGACGCCATGCAGTTTCTGAAGAAGAGGCGCTACCTTCAGGCAGCAAACGCAGCAGGGCACCAGAGCAGCGAGTATGACATTCACTTGTCTTCCCAGCCGTCTGTCACCCAGGGGGGGCTTTCCAACGTGCTGGAGAGCGACGCTCCTTTGAGCCTGGATAAGTCGGGGATCCCCGACGAGGTCCTTCAAAGCCTCCTGGACCACTACAGCCAGAAACCCGGGGGCGGGCACGCCGACATGCACTTCGACCTCAGCGACCAGCACGTGGAGCTGGCCCCCACCGCAGCCAGCAGCCCCGACATCAGCACGTCGGACAAGTCTGTGATGATGAACGAATACTCGCGCTTCCTGCTGCAGGCGCTGGAGCGTACCAGCCACAGCTTTTCCATGGGCCCCGGGCCTCCTCCGTCTGGCCCCTTCACCAGCTCCCATCCCGGAAACCCCTTGTTTGCAGACAAGAGCATCTACACGCTGTCCCCGCTGGAGTGTGGGTTTGGCCCGGCCGTGGCCTCTCCTTCGTTGCCCTCTTCTGTGCCAAAGTCTCACTTTGCCATGCTGACGGGCTCCTCGCCGCAGCACTGCTTCCACCTCAGCCTGGAGGCCCCCACGCACCAGCAGCTCACCCCTTCTCAGGAGCTCACCGAACAGATGGAGAAGCATCAGGCCTCCACCCCCCCATCATCCTACCAAATCAGCCCGTCTGAGCTGAGCGGCCGGAAGGACCAGCCGCCGCTCAAAAGCGGCTCTCCGGCCGTTTACACACTGGTCTCCTCCCAGGATCTGACCTCTCTGGACTCCTCCAAGACTTCCTACCAGATCGAGAACTTTGCTCAGGCCTTCGGCTCCCAGTTCAAGTCCAACGGCCACAGTTTGTCCTTCGGCACTGACTCCAGCGGCGACGTGGATCACAGGATACGGACGCCTGTGTCTGAATTCTCAGGGTATAGTAGTTTGTTGTCTGATGTCAATGAGCCAGTGAGTACAGGTTCCTCAACACCAACAAGCCAAAGCTACAGATGA